The nucleotide sequence CTGTAGATCGCTAAACTCAGTACTTAAACTGGAGAGAGTCTCGAATGCTCCGGAATTCCTTCGAATATTCGGGATGAAAATGGTCAAATATTACTCGATTGAGATCAATGATGAATTGATCCGCTTCATTGATTTTCACCCACCGCTGGTCCTGGTTATTATCGGTAATAATACAGATGACATAATCAATCTCCGGGGTATTCACGCAGGCAACTTCGGATCTATAGTCATTCAGAGCTCCCGTTTTGGAGGCGACGTTAAGGTTGCTGGGAACCTGCGTGGGAGCATAGCTGTCCCAGAACGGGTGCGACAGGATCCGGTAGATCTCCTCACAGGATTCCCGTGTCAACATACGTTTGAGAAAAATGTTCTCCATGAGAAGACCCATCTCTTCCGCGGTGGTCATACCCCAACCGTATTTTTCTTTCTGAACTTCTCTCCCTGTCGAAAAAGAGTTCATTCGCGTGACAGATAGTCCCAGTGAATCCATCGACTCATTGACAGCGTCCCCTCCTCCCAGCGTTTTCGTGAGCCAGATGGCGGCGACATTATCACTCACTGTCAGCATGAGATGCACCAGATCCTTCACCGTTATTGAGGTGCTGTCTTTGAAAAACTGCAAGTATCCGGATCCTCCGTATACCAGGCTGTCCCTATAGATCCAGGTGTCGGTGTACGCGATATTTCTTTTCTCCAGCAGATCAAATACGTGGACAGCGATGGGGATCTTGATGAGGCTTGCAGTAGGGAAGGTATCTTGGGCGCCGATGGAAATCGTTTCGCCTGTCTTCAAATTCTTGAAGTAGAGGCCCGCATCGCCATGGAACCCTGTAATTCTTTCCACAAGTCTCTCCTTAAGCGCTGAATCTTGAGACACTCCCGGCGCCAAGAAAAGGAGAACAGTCGCAATCGTAATTCCCGTTGTCTGAAGCGTCACAGACCTACCTGCCAACCTTCTCCCACCCGATTCTTGACATGTGAGCATAGATCACCGCTGCCGATCCGGCTGCGGTCAGCAGGAGCAAAAAGCCGGCAGTATACTCCCCCAGGATCAACTTGCCAAACCCGAATAGAGCTGAGAGAACAAGGACGCATCCCGCTATCCAATCAACGAAAAGAAGGCGGTAACCACTATCGCTTTGAACCTCCGGCAGCTTGGCCGAGATGGGCTTCCAGAGGCGACCGCCGGGGTGGACTCGTTCGTAGAACGACAACAGCGTTTTTTCTTCTGTGGGGGATGTCAGGTAAGTGACTGCGAGCCAGACCAGAGTTGACCAAGGAACGATGAGGTAAAGGGTATGAGGGAACTGCGTAAAAGGGGCCTCAAAAACCGGGTCTATAAACGGGACGACCGGCCTCACAAAAGGGAGAATGATAAACGGTGCAATCATGGCGGAAATCTCGGACCAGGCATTGATTCTCCACCAGAACCAGCGCAGTATCAGGACAAGACCTATGCCGCCGCTGAATTCTAGAATTAGCGCCCACGCGTCGCTGATTCGGTCCAGCCTG is from Candidatus Neomarinimicrobiota bacterium and encodes:
- a CDS encoding serine hydrolase, translating into MAGRSVTLQTTGITIATVLLFLAPGVSQDSALKERLVERITGFHGDAGLYFKNLKTGETISIGAQDTFPTASLIKIPIAVHVFDLLEKRNIAYTDTWIYRDSLVYGGSGYLQFFKDSTSITVKDLVHLMLTVSDNVAAIWLTKTLGGGDAVNESMDSLGLSVTRMNSFSTGREVQKEKYGWGMTTAEEMGLLMENIFLKRMLTRESCEEIYRILSHPFWDSYAPTQVPSNLNVASKTGALNDYRSEVACVNTPEIDYVICIITDNNQDQRWVKINEADQFIIDLNRVIFDHFHPEYSKEFRSIRDSLQFKY